The Pelagibacterium halotolerans B2 nucleotide sequence GCCTTGTTGATGACCAGCATGTCCGAGCGCGTGATGCCGGGCCCGCCTTTGCGCGGAATTTCTTCACCCTGGCAGACCGAAATGACATAAAGCGTGATGTCGGCGAGGTCTGGAGAAAACGTTGCCGCCAGATTGTCGCCGCCAGATTCGATAAAAACGATATCGAGATCGGGGATGCGGGCATTGAGTTCGGCGATGGCCCGCAGATTGATCGATGCGTCCTCGCGGATTGCCGTATGCGGACACCCTCCGGTTTCCACGCCAAGGATACGGTCTTCCGGCAGAGCCTGCAGGCGTGCCAGCATCATCGCATCTTCCTTGGTGTAGATGTCGTTTGTCACGACCCCCACCGAATAATCGTCACGCATCGCCTTGCAGAGCTTTTCGGTAAGCGCCGTCTTGCCTGAGCCGACCGGACCTCCGATCCCGACGCGAAGCGGGCCGTTTTTTGAACTCATGATCGAAAAATCCTTACCTTGAGATCCTCGTGTTTCAGGCTTGCAATATCGGTGCCATAGGACAAGCTCGAAATGTCCTCCAGTTGGGCCGAGAGCGCCTTTGTGCTCAGTTGCGCGATTTCTGCTTCCAGCCCGGCCTGTATGGCGAGGCCTGCAGTTTGTCCAAGCGGAATGAGCCGGACGCCGACCGAGATCTGCTGCGCCACTGCGCTGTTCGCAAAGCCGGCAACTGAGGCACCCGGTGAAACGCCGTGCAAACCTGCCATTGCGCCAAACGCGATTGGCAGGGCCATTGGCCGTTCAAGAACAGTGCCGAGTTCCTTTGGCATGGCCGTTGGCCATGCAGACGCAGCAGCGAGAAAGGATTGCGCCTGTTCGCGCGTTTCCTTGTCACGCTCCGACGATATCTGGAGGGCGAGGCACAATCCATTTGCTTCGGCAAGCATCGTCCAGTCGCCATTGGTCACTGCACGGGCAGCAATGGCGAGAAAATAGGCATCGGTGC carries:
- the ureG gene encoding urease accessory protein UreG yields the protein MSSKNGPLRVGIGGPVGSGKTALTEKLCKAMRDDYSVGVVTNDIYTKEDAMMLARLQALPEDRILGVETGGCPHTAIREDASINLRAIAELNARIPDLDIVFIESGGDNLAATFSPDLADITLYVISVCQGEEIPRKGGPGITRSDMLVINKADLAPYVEVDLNVMATDAQRMRDGQPHVFTDLKRGKGVDEIVAFLERHGGLARTQMTL
- a CDS encoding urease accessory protein UreF, producing the protein MDTRTITMDERAALIRLFSWLSPAFPIGGFAYSQGLEVAIADGRVKDKGELADWINGQLHHGSLRTDAYFLAIAARAVTNGDWTMLAEANGLCLALQISSERDKETREQAQSFLAAASAWPTAMPKELGTVLERPMALPIAFGAMAGLHGVSPGASVAGFANSAVAQQISVGVRLIPLGQTAGLAIQAGLEAEIAQLSTKALSAQLEDISSLSYGTDIASLKHEDLKVRIFRS